A portion of the Micromonospora vinacea genome contains these proteins:
- a CDS encoding DUF2637 domain-containing protein: MIRERAESGVRVLILLAIGTMAGAAAFTHVHDLTVAHGQPDWIGWANAVAVELMAIYLGLEIRARRRTGRPVGLVGVLLIAFALLSLAAQVAEAEPSVWGWIVAAVPSLAFLALVKVVLSSEPSTMQAPEPDQPQSDWYDEPQPVEPAPPAPVMPPAPAAVLPPVGVVQHNRPQVVGIIR, encoded by the coding sequence ATGATCCGCGAACGCGCCGAGTCCGGCGTCCGGGTGCTGATCCTGCTCGCCATCGGCACCATGGCCGGCGCCGCTGCCTTTACCCACGTCCATGACCTGACCGTCGCTCACGGGCAGCCCGACTGGATCGGCTGGGCCAACGCCGTAGCCGTCGAGCTGATGGCCATCTACCTCGGCCTGGAAATCCGTGCCCGCCGTCGCACCGGTCGACCCGTCGGCCTGGTCGGCGTCCTCCTGATCGCGTTCGCGCTGCTTTCCCTCGCCGCCCAGGTCGCCGAAGCCGAACCCTCCGTCTGGGGCTGGATCGTCGCGGCCGTGCCGTCGCTGGCCTTCCTCGCCTTGGTGAAGGTCGTCCTGTCCAGCGAACCCAGCACCATGCAGGCGCCCGAGCCCGATCAGCCGCAGAGCGATTGGTACGACGAACCGCAGCCTGTCGAACCCGCGCCGCCGGCTCCGGTGATGCCGCCGGCACCAGCCGCGGTGCTGCCTCCGGTTGGCGTTGTCCAGCACAACCGGCCCCAGGTCGTCGGGATCATTCGATGA
- a CDS encoding epoxide hydrolase family protein — translation MSNDNEIRPFRLDTPEDAIADLRRRIAATRWPTRELVTDRSQGVQLATIQELARYWMTDHDWRACEMKLNALPQYTTNIDGVEIHFIHVRSPHENALPLIMTHGWPGSVVELLGVVGPMTDPTAHGGTPEDAFHLVLPSLPGYGFSGEPTEPGWNSARMAQAWAKLMDRLGYPRYVAQGGDVGAAVTDAMGRQAPAGLLGIHVNLLAGAVGIKDKLPANSEQERAALDALKLFSMDGFGYFLEQSTRPQTIGYSLLDSPVGLAAWMLDHDTDSYYKISRAFLDGDPAGGLTRDSILDNITLYWLTGTGASSARWYWEQGRFQAAAQAAGQAPPPVTVPVGFTTFPGEIWAAPRSWAEAVYPGIAYFNEAERGGHFAAWEEPELFTAEVRAAFRPLRSS, via the coding sequence ATGTCCAACGACAACGAGATCCGACCGTTCCGGCTCGACACGCCGGAGGACGCGATCGCCGACCTGCGTCGCCGGATCGCGGCTACCCGCTGGCCCACCCGCGAGTTGGTCACCGACCGCTCGCAGGGGGTGCAGCTGGCGACGATCCAGGAGCTGGCCCGCTACTGGATGACCGATCACGACTGGCGTGCGTGCGAGATGAAGCTGAACGCCCTGCCGCAGTACACGACGAACATCGACGGCGTCGAGATTCACTTCATCCATGTGCGCTCGCCGCATGAGAACGCCCTGCCGCTGATCATGACGCACGGCTGGCCGGGCTCGGTCGTCGAGCTGCTCGGGGTCGTCGGCCCAATGACCGACCCGACGGCGCACGGCGGCACCCCTGAGGACGCGTTCCACCTGGTGCTGCCGTCGTTGCCGGGCTACGGCTTCTCCGGCGAGCCGACCGAGCCTGGCTGGAATTCAGCGCGGATGGCACAGGCGTGGGCGAAACTCATGGACCGCCTCGGTTACCCGCGCTACGTCGCACAGGGCGGCGACGTCGGCGCGGCCGTCACGGACGCCATGGGGCGCCAGGCACCCGCAGGGCTGCTCGGCATCCACGTCAACCTGCTCGCCGGGGCGGTCGGCATCAAGGACAAGTTGCCGGCCAATTCGGAGCAGGAACGCGCCGCGCTCGACGCGCTCAAGCTGTTCTCGATGGACGGTTTCGGCTACTTCCTGGAGCAGTCCACCCGGCCGCAGACGATCGGCTATTCGCTGCTGGACTCACCTGTCGGGTTGGCAGCCTGGATGCTCGACCACGACACGGACAGCTACTACAAGATCTCCCGCGCGTTCCTTGACGGTGATCCGGCCGGCGGTCTCACCCGGGACAGCATCCTCGACAACATCACGCTGTACTGGTTGACGGGCACCGGCGCGTCGTCCGCCCGGTGGTACTGGGAGCAGGGGCGGTTTCAAGCCGCGGCCCAGGCGGCCGGTCAGGCTCCGCCGCCGGTCACGGTTCCGGTTGGCTTCACCACGTTCCCCGGGGAGATCTGGGCCGCTCCGCGTAGCTGGGCCGAGGCGGTCTACCCCGGCATCGCGTACTTCAACGAGGCTGAGCGCGGCGGCCACTTCGCGGCCTGGGAGGAGCCGGAGCTCTTCACGGCCGAGGTGCGGGCCGCATTCCGGCCGCTACGCAGTTCCTGA
- a CDS encoding tyrosine-type recombinase/integrase gives MKSYEVQIWEIGKRADRKARPWRVRWAVSGQRFEDMFRTKALAHSFRAELVQAANAGEPFDPATGRPVSEARTKNPTTWYAHTRAYVEMKWPRAAAKTRRSIVEALTSITVTLTRPAKRGRPTDALLREALYLYGLNPRRWSDEIPAEHAAALAWLETASLPVVELDSPAVVRRVLDSLCVRLDGKPAAASTVQRKRATFYNVLGYAVELELIASNPVDRVQWTAPEVAQSIDRRVVANPAQVATLLEAVKSLGKRADKVTAFFGCLYYAGMRPSEAADLRREDCDLAGRCADCGADFDDLAAVKPSRSCDHEKIEYRWGRLVLAGTSPRAGSHWTDDGGSHERRGLKHRGRAETRTVPIPPRLVELLCAHVENHGVGPDGRFFRGLHGGPLSESVYDRWWKLAREKALTESQVASPLVRRPYDLRHAAASLWLNAGVPPTEVARRLGHGVAVLLRVYANCIDGGDDTMNDKIGDALG, from the coding sequence ATGAAGAGCTACGAAGTCCAGATCTGGGAGATCGGCAAGCGCGCTGACCGGAAGGCTCGGCCGTGGCGGGTCCGCTGGGCGGTGAGCGGCCAACGCTTCGAGGACATGTTCCGTACCAAGGCCCTGGCGCACTCGTTCCGCGCCGAGCTGGTCCAGGCGGCCAACGCGGGGGAGCCCTTCGACCCGGCCACCGGCCGCCCGGTCTCCGAGGCCAGAACCAAGAACCCCACCACCTGGTACGCCCACACCCGCGCGTACGTCGAGATGAAGTGGCCCCGGGCGGCTGCCAAGACCCGGCGCTCGATCGTCGAAGCGCTGACCTCGATCACGGTGACACTGACCCGCCCGGCGAAGCGGGGCCGGCCGACTGACGCCCTGCTCCGTGAAGCGCTGTACCTCTACGGCCTCAACCCACGCCGCTGGTCCGACGAGATCCCCGCCGAACACGCGGCGGCGCTCGCCTGGCTGGAAACGGCGTCGCTCCCGGTCGTCGAGCTGGACTCGCCCGCGGTGGTCCGCCGAGTCCTGGACAGCCTGTGCGTACGCCTCGACGGCAAGCCCGCAGCTGCCTCCACCGTCCAGCGGAAACGGGCCACCTTCTACAACGTGCTCGGGTACGCGGTCGAGCTGGAGCTGATCGCCTCTAACCCGGTCGACCGGGTCCAGTGGACCGCCCCCGAGGTGGCGCAGTCCATCGACCGGCGGGTGGTGGCGAACCCGGCCCAGGTCGCCACGCTGCTGGAGGCGGTGAAATCTCTCGGCAAACGCGCCGACAAGGTCACCGCGTTCTTCGGCTGTCTCTACTACGCGGGGATGCGACCCTCGGAAGCCGCGGACCTACGGCGCGAAGACTGCGACCTTGCCGGCCGGTGCGCCGACTGCGGGGCGGACTTCGACGACCTGGCGGCGGTGAAGCCTTCCCGGTCCTGCGACCACGAGAAGATCGAATATCGCTGGGGCCGCCTGGTGCTCGCCGGCACCTCGCCGCGCGCCGGGTCGCACTGGACCGATGATGGCGGTTCCCACGAGCGGCGCGGACTCAAGCACCGGGGGAGGGCTGAGACTCGTACGGTCCCGATCCCGCCCCGGCTCGTCGAGCTGCTGTGCGCGCACGTCGAGAATCACGGGGTTGGCCCAGACGGTCGATTCTTCCGGGGCCTGCACGGTGGGCCGCTGTCCGAGTCGGTCTACGACCGGTGGTGGAAGCTCGCCCGCGAGAAGGCGCTGACCGAATCGCAGGTCGCCTCGCCACTCGTCCGGCGACCCTACGACCTGCGGCACGCGGCAGCCTCGCTCTGGCTGAATGCCGGCGTCCCGCCGACCGAGGTCGCCCGGCGCCTGGGCCACGGCGTCGCCGTCCTGCTCCGCGTCTACGCCAACTGCATCGACGGCGGCGACGACACCATGAACGACAAGATCGGCGACGCACTCGGATAA
- a CDS encoding putative bifunctional diguanylate cyclase/phosphodiesterase, whose protein sequence is MIGRGQPRRRSSEDAWIITAPLALIAVTCATITGLVAKEPIGDWPEAALLLVLMIAAGLPLLSLVVRRQTIGVTLTELPMVLALYFLPPLTVVVIYTLSSLITHTRQRFSAPKVWFNVARAAAGTSLAVLVLQALPPIEGVGPSTWGSIFAAVSMVILVSYASVAAVHTLLHGWQTGRGTLRTATPAVLTAAINVSVGLIVLILVENTWWSLLLLAALGAGLALVYRAYAQFFRQHRTLTDLYDLTRAVVESGHSGTLADALLGRVRALMQVEYATLWLPAQGWHPETLLTARVDDRGLLDLALTPPTIRERARDTRRTVAVGRGVTTDGEFRADLAERRIKDAVVVPLRSGQVVIGTLEVANRLGDGNHFTPADIAVLETVAAHAAVALENSRLVDRLRHDAYHDALTKLPNRRRITAALEESVKFRTDGEVVALLLFDVGGLRQVNESLGHAAGDKVLTEVANRLRASAPSSALVGRAGGDEFLVTLRLESAEAALELAAQLRDQIRDEMVFDALTLDVNTAVGVALHPDHGSDAATLLLRVDLAATAAKSVPGSVQLFNPGLESRSLRRLGLAGDLRRALDQDELEVYFQPKVTLRDRRLVGVECLARWEHPAHGTVAPEDFVAVAEHTGQLSRLTEVVLREGLRRSRDWALADQPLPIAVNLSARTLIDQHFPDRVQELLTEYKVPAQRLTLEITESGVLDGTDRPIPTLQRLRDLGVRLSVDDFGTGDSSLAHLRRLPVHEVKVDRSFVQGMATDPGDLAIVNAVVTLSQQFGLAVVAEGVESELTLELLQDIGCEIGQGFLFSRPLPYERLAAWFGAQVEPETASNGELPRLRVVP, encoded by the coding sequence ATGATCGGTCGCGGTCAACCCCGGCGCAGGTCGTCCGAGGACGCGTGGATCATCACCGCGCCTCTCGCTCTGATTGCAGTCACCTGCGCCACCATCACGGGTCTGGTCGCCAAGGAGCCAATCGGTGACTGGCCGGAGGCAGCCCTTCTTCTCGTCCTCATGATCGCGGCCGGTCTGCCGCTGCTCAGCCTGGTTGTTCGGCGGCAGACGATCGGTGTCACGCTCACCGAGCTGCCGATGGTCCTCGCGCTCTACTTCCTGCCGCCGCTGACGGTGGTGGTCATCTACACCCTGAGTTCGCTCATCACCCACACCCGGCAGCGGTTTTCGGCGCCCAAGGTGTGGTTCAACGTGGCGCGGGCCGCGGCCGGGACGTCACTGGCCGTCCTGGTCCTCCAGGCGCTCCCGCCCATCGAGGGAGTGGGGCCAAGCACCTGGGGCAGCATCTTCGCCGCCGTGAGCATGGTGATCCTGGTCAGTTACGCCAGCGTGGCAGCGGTGCACACGCTGCTGCACGGCTGGCAGACCGGGCGTGGGACCTTGCGGACCGCAACTCCGGCGGTGCTCACCGCAGCGATCAACGTGTCGGTTGGCCTGATCGTTCTGATCCTGGTCGAGAACACATGGTGGTCGCTGCTCCTGCTCGCTGCCCTCGGCGCCGGCCTTGCCCTGGTCTACCGGGCCTACGCCCAGTTCTTCCGTCAGCACCGCACCCTCACCGACCTGTACGACCTGACCCGCGCGGTGGTGGAGAGCGGTCACAGCGGCACGCTCGCGGACGCCCTGCTCGGCCGGGTCCGCGCTCTCATGCAGGTGGAGTACGCGACGCTGTGGCTGCCGGCCCAGGGGTGGCACCCGGAGACCTTGCTGACCGCCCGAGTCGACGACCGCGGTCTGCTCGACCTTGCCCTCACTCCGCCGACCATCCGGGAGCGGGCCCGCGACACCCGGCGCACCGTTGCCGTCGGCCGCGGCGTGACCACCGACGGAGAGTTCCGCGCCGACCTGGCCGAACGGCGGATCAAGGACGCGGTGGTGGTGCCGCTGCGGTCGGGTCAGGTGGTCATCGGCACCCTTGAGGTGGCCAACCGTCTCGGCGACGGCAACCATTTCACGCCCGCCGACATAGCGGTCCTGGAGACGGTGGCCGCGCACGCGGCGGTGGCCCTGGAAAACTCACGGCTGGTCGATCGGCTGCGACACGACGCGTACCACGACGCCCTGACCAAGCTGCCCAACCGGCGGCGGATCACCGCCGCCCTGGAGGAATCGGTCAAGTTCCGTACCGACGGCGAAGTGGTGGCCCTGCTGCTCTTCGACGTCGGCGGGCTGCGCCAGGTCAACGAGTCCCTGGGGCACGCGGCGGGGGACAAGGTCCTCACCGAGGTCGCCAACCGGTTGCGGGCCAGCGCGCCGTCGTCGGCTCTGGTCGGCCGTGCCGGCGGGGACGAGTTCCTGGTGACGCTGCGGTTGGAGAGCGCCGAGGCCGCGCTTGAGCTGGCCGCTCAACTGCGCGACCAGATCCGCGACGAGATGGTCTTCGACGCGCTCACCCTCGACGTGAACACCGCCGTCGGGGTGGCCCTGCATCCGGATCACGGCAGCGACGCGGCCACCCTGCTGCTGCGGGTCGACCTCGCCGCCACCGCGGCCAAGTCGGTGCCGGGCAGCGTGCAGCTGTTCAACCCGGGCCTGGAATCCCGGTCGCTGCGCCGGCTGGGTCTCGCCGGCGATCTGCGGCGAGCACTGGACCAGGACGAGCTGGAGGTCTACTTCCAGCCCAAGGTGACCCTGCGGGACCGGCGCCTGGTCGGTGTGGAGTGTCTGGCCCGGTGGGAGCACCCGGCGCACGGCACTGTCGCTCCGGAGGACTTCGTGGCGGTGGCCGAGCACACCGGCCAGTTGAGTCGGCTCACCGAGGTGGTGCTCCGCGAGGGCCTGCGCCGTAGCCGGGACTGGGCGCTGGCCGACCAGCCGCTGCCCATCGCTGTCAACCTCTCCGCTCGTACGCTGATCGACCAGCACTTCCCGGACCGGGTCCAGGAGTTGCTGACCGAGTACAAGGTGCCGGCGCAGCGCCTCACCCTGGAGATCACCGAGTCGGGGGTGCTGGACGGCACGGACCGGCCCATCCCCACTCTGCAACGGTTGCGGGACCTCGGCGTACGGCTGTCGGTGGACGACTTCGGCACCGGTGACTCGTCCCTGGCGCACCTGCGCCGGCTGCCGGTGCACGAGGTGAAGGTGGACCGCTCCTTCGTGCAGGGCATGGCGACCGATCCGGGGGACCTGGCGATCGTCAACGCGGTGGTGACCCTCTCCCAGCAGTTCGGCCTGGCCGTTGTGGCCGAGGGTGTGGAGAGCGAGCTGACCCTGGAGCTTCTCCAGGACATCGGCTGTGAGATCGGGCAGGGCTTCCTGTTCAGCCGGCCGCTGCCGTACGAGCGGTTGGCCGCCTGGTTCGGCGCCCAGGTTGAGCCGGAGACGGCCTCCAACGGGGAGCTGCCGCGCCTTCGTGTCGTGCCCTGA
- a CDS encoding helix-turn-helix transcriptional regulator: MNEELLTVPEVLAELRVPRSTWFYWRQTGKGPRVIKLPNGQLRVRRSALGRWLGDLEQDAA; encoded by the coding sequence GTGAACGAGGAGTTGTTGACCGTGCCGGAAGTGCTCGCCGAGCTGCGCGTACCGCGCTCGACCTGGTTCTACTGGCGGCAGACCGGCAAGGGGCCGCGGGTGATCAAGCTCCCGAACGGGCAACTGCGGGTCCGCCGGTCGGCGCTCGGTCGGTGGCTCGGCGACCTGGAGCAGGACGCCGCATGA
- a CDS encoding replication initiator → MTAPTLPGLEPAPTPVAPRPGSRAARMALPRSIDVLRDIAIEYGVCVRPLAMRRTDLDTGLTEVIDLPCGATREDKCPPCAKKNRRLRQAQIREGWHRDDEPLPGPEPATEAQKSLILFRAHLEFARDEAVRAAQWDQVSDLDEAIREVEEAIAAEGLRGRVGPPHTSDDEDQDDEPGQRRKRSTKRRQDAPELPRRKVERRTVGKTYTAPDGSTYQPSMWLTLTLDSYGPVRPDGTPVNPARYDYRRAAWDAVHFPRLLDRFWQNLRRCEGWNVQYAGCVEPQRRLAPHAHFAIRGTIPRDVLRTVAAATYHQVWWPSVDVQRYTLDRLPLWDEQAAAWVDPDSRYLLTTWTEALDAIDDNPDAEAVHVVRFGAQVDARGVMPGTEDAERTIRYVTKYITKHTGDCHKATTDRQRKHLDRLWQQLQVTPCTDRCANWLLYGVQPKKAHAKLKPGRCKGKVHQRDTLGIGGRRILISRDWSGKTLADHKHDARAWVRALLGVTTDGTQLVDDQGDTAERVRHAWELARPDDPDVGPMTHRLMRSISERARWRSELLAAKDRAAQESPDLSATQHSAQHDGEETQ, encoded by the coding sequence ATGACGGCTCCGACCCTGCCCGGTCTCGAACCCGCCCCGACCCCGGTTGCTCCTCGGCCGGGGTCGCGGGCGGCCCGCATGGCGCTACCCCGTTCGATCGACGTGCTCAGGGACATCGCCATCGAGTACGGCGTCTGCGTCCGCCCGCTCGCGATGCGCCGCACCGACCTCGACACCGGCTTGACCGAGGTCATTGACCTGCCCTGCGGCGCGACCCGTGAGGACAAGTGCCCGCCGTGCGCCAAGAAGAATCGCCGGCTACGGCAGGCCCAGATCCGAGAGGGCTGGCACCGCGATGACGAGCCGCTACCTGGCCCGGAACCCGCAACCGAGGCGCAGAAGTCCCTGATCCTGTTCCGCGCACACCTGGAGTTCGCCCGCGACGAGGCGGTGAGGGCGGCCCAGTGGGACCAGGTGAGCGACCTCGACGAGGCGATCCGCGAGGTAGAGGAAGCCATCGCCGCTGAGGGCCTGCGCGGGCGCGTCGGACCACCGCACACCAGCGACGACGAGGACCAGGACGACGAGCCCGGCCAGCGACGCAAGCGCTCCACCAAACGGCGCCAAGATGCCCCCGAACTGCCCCGGCGCAAGGTCGAGCGCCGCACCGTCGGCAAGACCTACACCGCCCCGGACGGCTCCACCTACCAACCGTCGATGTGGCTGACCCTCACCCTCGACTCGTACGGCCCGGTCCGCCCCGACGGCACCCCCGTCAACCCGGCCAGGTACGACTACCGCCGCGCAGCCTGGGACGCCGTGCACTTCCCCCGGCTGCTCGACCGGTTCTGGCAGAACCTCCGAAGGTGCGAGGGCTGGAACGTCCAGTACGCCGGCTGCGTCGAGCCGCAACGCCGTCTCGCCCCGCACGCCCACTTCGCCATCCGGGGCACCATCCCCCGGGACGTACTCCGCACCGTGGCGGCGGCGACCTACCACCAGGTGTGGTGGCCCTCGGTCGACGTCCAGCGCTACACCCTCGACCGGCTCCCGCTCTGGGACGAGCAGGCGGCGGCCTGGGTCGACCCCGACTCCCGCTACCTGCTGACCACCTGGACCGAAGCCCTCGACGCCATCGACGACAACCCGGACGCAGAGGCGGTGCACGTCGTGCGCTTCGGCGCCCAGGTCGACGCCCGCGGCGTCATGCCCGGCACCGAGGACGCCGAACGAACCATCCGGTACGTCACGAAATACATCACCAAGCACACCGGCGACTGCCACAAGGCAACCACCGACCGGCAACGCAAGCACCTCGACCGGCTCTGGCAGCAACTCCAGGTCACTCCCTGCACCGACCGGTGCGCCAACTGGCTGCTCTACGGCGTCCAGCCGAAAAAGGCCCACGCCAAGCTCAAGCCCGGCCGGTGCAAGGGCAAAGTCCACCAGCGCGACACCCTCGGCATCGGCGGCCGGCGCATCCTCATCTCCCGCGACTGGTCTGGCAAGACCCTCGCCGACCACAAGCACGACGCGCGGGCCTGGGTCCGGGCACTGCTCGGCGTCACCACCGACGGCACGCAGCTCGTCGACGACCAGGGCGACACGGCCGAGCGGGTCCGCCACGCCTGGGAACTCGCCCGACCCGACGACCCGGACGTCGGCCCGATGACCCACCGGCTCATGCGGTCGATCAGCGAACGCGCCCGCTGGCGATCCGAACTACTCGCCGCCAAGGACCGGGCCGCGCAGGAGTCTCCAGATCTTTCGGCAACTCAGCACAGCGCACAGCACGACGGGGAGGAAACGCAGTGA
- a CDS encoding PIN-like domain-containing protein — protein sequence MSGLSEGFEQYLVPDTDEIKAGITRGLVVLDSNVLLELYRFAAPARSELFEVLEKIGERIWIPHQVRVEFHRNRLKVMSSQEESYQEVLKAIGEVRQSQNSVVARIRELAKRVLLPEEARDELVQLVSRGLDDAERVMTQLRAAHSSPGGFAKDPILQRLQSLFEGRVGEPLDEGELSVAREEALRRVEAQEPPGYKDGGKEDPTGDYLVWYQTLKEAAMRNQPLLFVTRDAKEDWFLRLKGQTICGHPDLIAEARDVAGVPAIIMQTQSLLHHARAFLDTDVSEETIRQAESAAAQASRDASRTFLVKESLLETMTDIASRQAEDLRSESERLQRSIDRMVYELDARDQEGKIRDFRERRLSDLRSQAEEVAVELADLQAAVDMLRAKDYSTIRDSARLSWRGRPSRTRMLSLAKSAMRQVEMLQDWALRPSSPASEEATEVSVGAMRVGSRVSHDEHGEARVADIRQTNEENSEVQVELLLPDGTTTWVRFSELRVDGLPGLE from the coding sequence GTGTCTGGCCTGAGTGAAGGTTTCGAGCAGTACCTTGTTCCAGATACCGATGAGATCAAGGCGGGTATCACCAGGGGCCTCGTTGTGCTGGATAGCAATGTCTTGCTTGAGCTGTATCGCTTTGCTGCCCCGGCAAGGTCAGAGCTTTTCGAGGTGTTGGAGAAGATCGGTGAGAGAATTTGGATACCCCACCAGGTTCGCGTTGAGTTTCACCGGAACCGGCTCAAGGTCATGTCAAGCCAGGAGGAAAGCTACCAGGAAGTCTTGAAGGCTATCGGCGAGGTGCGCCAATCGCAAAACTCGGTGGTTGCGAGGATTCGTGAACTAGCCAAGCGGGTGCTCCTCCCTGAGGAAGCACGTGACGAATTGGTTCAGCTAGTGTCACGAGGGCTGGATGACGCTGAACGTGTAATGACTCAGCTGCGCGCCGCTCATTCCTCCCCTGGTGGGTTTGCCAAGGACCCGATTCTTCAGAGGCTCCAAAGTCTATTCGAGGGCCGGGTTGGTGAGCCGCTTGATGAGGGAGAATTGTCCGTCGCTCGGGAGGAGGCGTTGAGGCGTGTCGAGGCGCAGGAGCCGCCTGGCTATAAAGACGGTGGCAAAGAAGACCCCACTGGTGACTATCTAGTCTGGTATCAAACGCTGAAGGAAGCAGCCATGCGGAACCAACCGCTGCTGTTCGTGACCAGAGATGCGAAGGAGGACTGGTTTCTCCGGCTAAAGGGTCAGACCATCTGTGGCCATCCAGACCTCATCGCTGAGGCACGGGACGTCGCGGGCGTACCTGCAATAATTATGCAAACACAATCATTACTCCACCATGCGCGGGCCTTCCTTGATACAGACGTCAGTGAGGAAACCATCCGTCAGGCGGAGAGTGCTGCAGCGCAGGCATCGAGGGATGCTAGCCGGACTTTTCTCGTCAAGGAATCGTTGCTGGAGACGATGACCGATATTGCCTCTCGCCAAGCGGAAGACCTGCGATCGGAGAGTGAGCGCCTTCAGAGGTCGATCGATCGGATGGTATATGAGCTTGATGCCCGAGACCAAGAAGGAAAAATAAGAGACTTCCGTGAACGTCGCCTCAGCGACCTGCGTTCGCAGGCGGAGGAGGTGGCCGTGGAGCTTGCGGATCTCCAGGCAGCGGTAGACATGCTACGAGCTAAGGATTATTCAACGATCAGGGACTCGGCTCGCTTGAGTTGGCGCGGGCGTCCTTCTAGGACGAGGATGTTGTCCCTTGCGAAATCTGCGATGCGTCAAGTCGAAATGCTCCAGGACTGGGCGCTGCGGCCCAGCAGTCCGGCCTCTGAAGAAGCTACCGAAGTAAGTGTTGGCGCGATGCGCGTGGGATCTCGGGTCTCTCACGACGAGCACGGTGAGGCGAGGGTAGCGGATATCCGGCAAACAAATGAGGAGAACTCTGAGGTGCAGGTAGAGCTGCTGCTTCCCGACGGCACCACGACGTGGGTCAGATTCAGCGAGCTGCGAGTCGATGGACTTCCCGGCCTGGAGTAA
- a CDS encoding NUDIX domain-containing protein yields MPGAQVVLLDSAEHVLFQRRSDSGLWEIPAGAAEPGGSFVGTAIDEVREETGLIVDGSDLVAFGCLSEPDAHVITYPNGDRMHCFAMCFEARRWSGVIEPESTEVLEVAFADPATPPGPLQPQTRVVLEMHNAYRLTGRFQAR; encoded by the coding sequence ATGCCCGGAGCGCAGGTCGTTCTCCTCGACTCGGCCGAGCATGTCCTGTTCCAGCGACGTAGTGATTCTGGTTTGTGGGAGATACCGGCAGGGGCCGCCGAGCCAGGAGGAAGCTTCGTCGGTACCGCAATCGATGAGGTCCGAGAGGAAACCGGACTCATAGTCGACGGCTCCGATCTCGTTGCCTTCGGTTGCCTGTCTGAGCCGGATGCTCACGTCATCACCTATCCCAACGGGGACCGGATGCACTGCTTCGCCATGTGCTTCGAAGCGCGACGATGGTCAGGAGTGATCGAGCCGGAGAGCACAGAGGTGCTCGAAGTAGCTTTCGCTGATCCCGCAACCCCACCCGGCCCGCTGCAGCCACAGACCCGAGTTGTCCTGGAAATGCACAACGCGTATCGCCTGACCGGCCGTTTCCAAGCTAGGTGA